One Micromonospora sp. WMMD812 genomic window carries:
- a CDS encoding DoxX family membrane protein, whose product MTATTERTTGRITAPAGGAPRERATRYLFGGLRLALGWVFLWAFLDKLFGWGLATEEKNAWVNGGSPTKGFLAFGTAGPFEGFYHGIAGAAWADWLFMIGLAAIGAALLLGMGVRVAAVAGGLLLVMMWTAVLPPENNPFMDDHLIYAGVLAVLALVDAGDTLGLGRAWARLPLVRRLPWLR is encoded by the coding sequence ATGACCGCGACGACTGAGCGGACCACCGGCAGGATCACCGCTCCGGCGGGCGGCGCGCCCCGGGAGCGGGCGACCCGGTACCTGTTCGGCGGCCTGCGCCTCGCGTTGGGCTGGGTGTTCCTCTGGGCCTTCCTGGACAAGTTGTTCGGGTGGGGCCTGGCCACCGAGGAGAAGAACGCCTGGGTCAACGGCGGCAGCCCCACCAAGGGCTTTCTCGCCTTCGGGACGGCCGGCCCCTTCGAGGGCTTCTACCACGGCATCGCCGGCGCGGCCTGGGCCGACTGGTTGTTCATGATCGGGCTGGCCGCGATCGGGGCCGCCCTGCTGCTCGGCATGGGCGTGCGGGTCGCCGCGGTGGCCGGTGGGCTGCTCCTGGTGATGATGTGGACCGCCGTGCTGCCCCCGGAGAACAACCCCTTCATGGACGACCACCTGATCTACGCCGGCGTGTTGGCCGTGCTGGCGCTGGTCGACGCCGGCGACACGCTGGGCCTCGGCCGGGCGTGGGCGAGGCTGCCGCTGGTGCGGCGGCTGCCCTGGCTGCGCTGA
- a CDS encoding FKBP-type peptidyl-prolyl cis-trans isomerase translates to MNQAAGARSGKPDVGAIEGAPPADLVIEDLTVGEGPEAQPGQLATVHYVGVSHSTGREFDSSWDRGEPFEFPLGGGQVIAGWDRGVVGMRAGGRRRLVIPPHLGYGDRGAGGVIRPGETLVFVVDLLAVR, encoded by the coding sequence ATGAACCAGGCAGCAGGTGCCCGCTCGGGCAAGCCCGACGTCGGCGCCATCGAGGGCGCGCCGCCCGCCGACCTCGTGATCGAGGACCTCACCGTCGGCGAGGGCCCGGAGGCGCAGCCCGGGCAGCTGGCCACGGTGCACTACGTGGGCGTCTCGCACTCCACCGGGCGCGAGTTCGACTCGTCCTGGGACCGTGGCGAGCCGTTCGAGTTCCCGCTCGGCGGCGGTCAGGTCATCGCCGGCTGGGACCGGGGCGTCGTCGGGATGCGGGCCGGCGGACGGCGTCGGCTGGTCATTCCGCCGCACCTGGGCTACGGCGACCGGGGTGCCGGCGGCGTCATCCGGCCGGGCGAGACTCTCGTCTTCGTGGTGGACCTGCTCGCGGTGCGCTGA
- a CDS encoding SMP-30/gluconolactonase/LRE family protein: MVVPRPRPPRLIRPVREAATVPPPLTGPWAPDDRRLDRVDLLPLPDGAVGPEDVVVDPSGRVVSGDEDGRLWWWPTDAPAGTRPRLLAETGGRPLGIELDPAGGLVVCDAYRGLLRVTPDGAVHELTGTAPPVHLANNAAVARDGTIYFTDSSDRFPVSHWKRDLLEHRPNGRVLAYRPGAGGAEVVAEGLYFPNGVALTPDESALMLVETTTHRLLRVELPGGTVRVLADLPAYPDNLSAVGDGTYWIALPSPRVPVAERLLPHPRLRQLAALLPDAMQPQPRRYGLVALVDGVGAVRRTLHGPQGDYWMITGVRQHGDQLWLGSLLGPGVARVPLT; the protein is encoded by the coding sequence ATGGTCGTCCCCCGCCCCCGCCCGCCCCGGCTGATCCGGCCGGTGCGCGAGGCGGCCACCGTGCCACCCCCGTTGACCGGCCCGTGGGCCCCCGACGACCGGCGGCTCGACCGGGTCGACCTGCTCCCGCTGCCGGACGGCGCGGTCGGTCCCGAGGACGTGGTCGTCGACCCGTCCGGGCGGGTGGTGAGCGGCGACGAGGACGGGCGGCTCTGGTGGTGGCCGACCGATGCTCCGGCGGGCACCCGACCCCGACTGCTGGCCGAGACCGGCGGCCGGCCGCTCGGCATCGAACTCGACCCGGCCGGCGGTCTGGTGGTGTGCGACGCGTACCGCGGGCTGCTGCGGGTCACCCCGGACGGTGCGGTCCACGAGCTGACCGGCACCGCGCCGCCGGTGCACCTGGCCAACAATGCGGCGGTGGCCCGGGACGGCACCATCTACTTCACCGACTCCTCCGACCGGTTCCCGGTGTCGCACTGGAAGCGCGACCTGCTCGAGCACCGCCCGAACGGGCGGGTGCTCGCGTACCGGCCGGGCGCTGGCGGCGCCGAGGTGGTCGCGGAGGGCCTCTACTTTCCCAACGGGGTCGCGCTGACTCCGGACGAGTCCGCGCTGATGCTGGTGGAGACGACCACGCACCGGCTGTTGCGGGTCGAGCTGCCCGGCGGCACGGTGCGCGTCCTGGCCGACCTGCCCGCGTACCCGGACAACCTCTCGGCGGTCGGCGACGGCACGTACTGGATCGCGCTGCCCAGCCCCCGGGTGCCGGTCGCCGAACGGCTGCTGCCGCACCCGCGGTTGCGGCAGCTCGCCGCGCTGCTGCCCGACGCGATGCAGCCGCAGCCACGCCGGTACGGGCTGGTCGCGCTGGTCGACGGGGTCGGCGCGGTCCGCCGGACGCTGCACGGCCCGCAGGGCGACTATTGGATGATCACCGGCGTACGCCAGCACGGCGACCAGCTCTGGCTTGGCAGCCTCCTGGGTCCGGGAGTGGCCCGGGTGCCGCTGACGTGA
- a CDS encoding Ig-like domain-containing protein, producing the protein MKLGRRLTLLGVTVAAAPLVLVGCTDDRDHEGRHGKAAPPELTVTPGDQARDVPISAEVGTRVAGGRITGVRITDDKGKEVKAEPREDGSSWVPSAPLQPKRTYTAEVTATGDSGKTTTRKTTFTTMPKSTKPAVTSTLYFAGNRTYGTAMPVTVAFDPPIPKEARADVQRRLFVKTNPPQPGAWSWVGDGSQVYYRAPDFWKPGTSISVRAGLAGLPIGKDLVGDDERTATSKIGKQVSLEIDNATKQMSVLRDGKLLRKIPVSMGKPSTPTSSGKMVIMEKHQFTTFDTRGSADPYVVDVEDAQRLTWGGEFIHAAPWSEGDQGSTNVSHGCTNVSNEAADWLMNTTQVGDLVTIKGTEVPLTEGNGWTAWNVSWDEYVKGSALPVPAGLGPAPTNPAHPGAVAGGSPAPHPSVTGG; encoded by the coding sequence ATGAAGTTGGGACGGCGTCTGACGCTGTTGGGGGTGACCGTCGCAGCCGCTCCACTGGTCCTGGTCGGCTGTACCGACGACCGCGATCACGAGGGACGGCACGGGAAGGCCGCACCACCCGAACTCACCGTGACACCCGGTGACCAGGCCCGGGACGTGCCGATCAGCGCCGAGGTCGGCACCCGGGTGGCCGGCGGTCGGATCACCGGGGTGCGGATCACGGACGACAAGGGCAAGGAGGTCAAGGCGGAGCCGCGCGAGGACGGGTCGTCCTGGGTGCCGAGCGCCCCGTTGCAGCCGAAGCGGACCTACACCGCCGAGGTGACCGCGACCGGCGACTCGGGCAAGACCACCACCCGCAAGACGACCTTCACCACCATGCCGAAATCCACCAAACCGGCAGTCACCAGCACACTCTATTTCGCCGGCAATCGGACGTACGGCACTGCCATGCCAGTAACCGTCGCCTTCGACCCGCCCATTCCGAAAGAGGCCAGGGCGGATGTGCAGCGCCGGTTGTTCGTGAAAACGAATCCGCCGCAGCCGGGGGCCTGGTCGTGGGTGGGCGACGGCAGTCAGGTCTATTACCGGGCGCCCGACTTCTGGAAACCGGGGACCTCGATCAGCGTCCGGGCCGGACTGGCCGGGCTGCCGATCGGCAAGGACCTCGTCGGCGACGACGAGCGGACCGCCACCTCGAAGATCGGCAAGCAGGTCTCCCTGGAGATCGACAACGCCACCAAGCAGATGTCGGTGCTGCGCGACGGCAAGCTGCTCCGCAAGATCCCGGTCAGCATGGGCAAGCCGAGCACCCCGACGTCCAGCGGCAAGATGGTGATCATGGAGAAGCATCAGTTCACGACGTTCGACACCCGGGGATCTGCCGACCCCTACGTGGTCGACGTCGAGGACGCGCAGCGGCTGACCTGGGGCGGTGAGTTCATCCACGCCGCGCCGTGGTCGGAGGGGGACCAGGGCAGCACCAACGTGTCACACGGCTGCACCAACGTCTCCAACGAGGCCGCGGACTGGCTGATGAACACCACCCAGGTCGGGGACCTGGTGACCATCAAGGGCACCGAGGTGCCGCTGACCGAGGGCAACGGCTGGACGGCCTGGAACGTCAGCTGGGACGAGTACGTGAAGGGCAGCGCCCTGCCGGTGCCGGCCGGGCTCGGCCCGGCGCCGACCAACCCGGCGCACCCGGGCGCGGTCGCCGGCGGCTCGCCGGCCCCGCACCCCTCGGTCACCGGCGGCTGA
- a CDS encoding STAS domain-containing protein codes for MGEGSDRFHVQVSVDDHGVDVRAVGEIDIASVGALRSALWAAPARPVLRLDLSGVRLLSAAGVRAIVAAHLRVRACGGQLVVVDPNPVTTRVLRVSGLHRVIPIVESAALPQPAQPLVLAA; via the coding sequence ATGGGAGAAGGCAGCGACCGGTTCCACGTGCAGGTCAGCGTGGATGACCACGGCGTGGACGTGCGAGCCGTCGGCGAGATCGACATCGCCTCGGTCGGTGCGCTCCGCTCGGCGCTCTGGGCCGCGCCCGCCCGACCGGTGCTGCGGCTCGACCTCTCCGGCGTCCGGTTGCTCTCCGCCGCCGGGGTGCGCGCGATCGTCGCCGCGCACCTGCGGGTCCGGGCCTGCGGCGGGCAGCTGGTCGTGGTCGACCCGAATCCGGTGACGACGCGGGTGCTGCGGGTCTCCGGCCTGCACCGGGTCATCCCGATCGTCGAGTCGGCCGCTCTGCCACAGCCCGCGCAACCGCTGGTGCTCGCCGCCTGA